A region from the Verrucomicrobiia bacterium genome encodes:
- a CDS encoding YfhO family protein gives MINNGWILTPGHLHRKHVVHPLRPFFRHEEIARPIMPFRQDFREMPGAPATDIAVLNSWFTARRYSFVLIALLLLAFPDVLLLGKSFYFRDYAFFTYPLSFYQRECFWNGELPFWNGYHNLGQPFLAQWNTMVLYPGSLIYLLLPLPWSLNFFCITHLFLGGLGMFLLARHLLNQPFAAAFAGLAYTFNGFTLNCLMFPHNVAAWGWLPWVLLSTMLACRNGGRMLPLAALAGAMQFLTGGAEIILQTWFVAGCFMLLDVWQNGWHWKAPARLALIVLLVTALSSIQLLPFLDLLKHSQRDASWSSSDWSMPAWGWLNLLVPKFGSAPAPQGMFNQIGQAWVNSYYPGCIVVLMATLALWCNRSKLLLAGWMLVLLSVGIAQGGEGFLYDKIKELLPQLGYIRYPIKFVFIALVLLPILAATGLCEILSSKNKPAIKRFIWMGSLLAFIAFFAAWLDLYLLTPDVNWETTLKSGLVRVPVFALFAFLTARLSVAPPVQASLRLALALLFVLWADHVMFNSRQSPSVKPWVYRPNIMHEQLNLKEQTGPGSPRFLPNAQIQNELGRTALIVPEEQVAYYRLALFDNLNLLDHLPKLHGFYPMDLKHFRETLDWFHVQPDETVRPLLEFAGFAYTQMPGKAVEWHQKWDPQPLVTAGQRPVKTEADGVLTLLEEGRFNPMQEVYFYPQDAGDLQDVIPGQAKIESIEWREQSIRFKVNAAKPSMVVLAQTYYHPWVAEISGTPTLLRRANHSFTALKVPAGNHEVKLTYVDRNFRLGLLISGSALIAVLVMLALSFKKAGPVTAG, from the coding sequence TTGATAAACAACGGCTGGATACTAACCCCGGGACATCTGCATAGAAAGCATGTTGTTCATCCCCTCCGGCCGTTTTTCCGTCACGAGGAAATTGCTCGCCCCATCATGCCTTTTCGCCAAGACTTCCGGGAAATGCCCGGTGCGCCAGCCACAGATATTGCTGTCCTGAACTCATGGTTCACCGCCCGGCGCTATTCATTCGTCCTGATCGCCCTGCTGCTCCTTGCATTTCCAGATGTGCTGTTGCTTGGTAAAAGTTTTTATTTCCGGGACTACGCTTTCTTCACTTATCCGCTTTCCTTTTACCAACGCGAATGCTTCTGGAATGGTGAACTGCCATTCTGGAACGGCTACCACAATCTTGGCCAGCCGTTCCTCGCCCAGTGGAACACCATGGTCCTTTATCCAGGCTCGCTCATTTATCTCCTGTTACCGCTGCCCTGGTCCTTGAATTTCTTCTGTATCACCCATCTGTTCCTGGGTGGTTTGGGCATGTTTCTTCTTGCCCGCCATCTTTTGAATCAACCGTTTGCCGCCGCCTTCGCCGGACTTGCTTACACCTTCAACGGCTTCACGCTGAATTGCCTCATGTTTCCGCATAATGTGGCCGCGTGGGGCTGGCTGCCCTGGGTTTTGCTTAGCACCATGCTTGCCTGCCGGAATGGAGGGCGCATGCTTCCGCTGGCTGCATTGGCCGGTGCCATGCAGTTCCTCACTGGCGGGGCAGAGATCATTCTGCAGACGTGGTTTGTTGCGGGATGCTTCATGCTTTTGGATGTCTGGCAAAACGGCTGGCACTGGAAAGCACCTGCCCGCCTTGCCCTGATCGTTCTTCTCGTTACCGCGCTCTCTTCCATTCAACTGCTGCCCTTTCTCGATCTGTTGAAACATTCTCAACGCGATGCCAGCTGGTCTTCCTCCGATTGGTCCATGCCCGCTTGGGGCTGGCTCAACTTGCTTGTTCCCAAGTTCGGTTCCGCACCCGCTCCCCAAGGTATGTTCAACCAGATCGGCCAGGCATGGGTGAACTCCTATTATCCGGGCTGCATCGTCGTGCTTATGGCCACGCTGGCACTCTGGTGCAACCGCAGCAAACTGCTCCTCGCAGGCTGGATGCTGGTCTTGCTCTCAGTCGGAATAGCCCAAGGCGGTGAAGGCTTCCTCTACGATAAGATCAAAGAGTTGCTGCCGCAGCTCGGCTACATCCGTTATCCCATCAAGTTCGTTTTCATCGCACTCGTGCTGCTTCCTATATTGGCAGCAACCGGCCTGTGTGAAATCCTGTCCTCCAAAAACAAACCAGCCATCAAGCGATTCATCTGGATGGGTTCGCTCCTCGCTTTCATCGCGTTCTTTGCCGCATGGCTGGATCTCTATCTGCTGACCCCGGATGTGAATTGGGAAACAACTCTGAAAAGCGGACTTGTCCGTGTGCCTGTATTTGCTCTGTTCGCATTCTTGACCGCTCGCCTGTCAGTAGCACCTCCTGTCCAGGCATCACTCAGGCTGGCCCTCGCGCTGCTGTTTGTTCTCTGGGCGGATCACGTGATGTTCAATTCCCGGCAAAGCCCATCTGTCAAACCGTGGGTTTACCGGCCGAACATCATGCACGAACAGCTCAACCTGAAAGAACAGACCGGCCCCGGATCTCCCCGGTTTCTCCCAAATGCACAGATCCAGAATGAACTGGGACGGACCGCACTGATCGTACCCGAAGAACAAGTCGCTTATTATCGCCTGGCGTTGTTTGACAACCTCAACCTCCTCGACCATCTGCCCAAGCTGCACGGCTTCTACCCGATGGATCTCAAACATTTTCGTGAAACATTGGATTGGTTCCATGTCCAGCCGGATGAAACTGTCCGTCCGCTCCTTGAATTCGCTGGATTTGCTTATACCCAGATGCCCGGCAAAGCTGTCGAATGGCACCAAAAATGGGACCCGCAGCCGCTCGTCACCGCCGGTCAAAGGCCGGTGAAAACTGAAGCTGATGGCGTTCTCACCTTGCTCGAAGAAGGCCGGTTCAACCCAATGCAGGAAGTTTATTTCTATCCGCAAGATGCGGGCGACCTGCAAGATGTGATACCAGGGCAGGCCAAGATTGAATCAATCGAATGGCGTGAGCAAAGCATTCGCTTCAAGGTAAATGCCGCGAAGCCTTCCATGGTTGTACTGGCCCAAACCTATTACCATCCATGGGTTGCCGAGATCAGCGGCACACCAACCCTGCTGCGCCGGGCGAACCATTCATTTACCGCTTTAAAAGTTCCCGCCGGAAATCATGAAGTGAAGCTGACTTATGTGGATCGCAATTTCCGGCTGGGATTGCTGATCAGCGGCTCCGCCCTGATCGCCGTCCTGGTGATGCTCGCGCTTTCCTTCAAAAAAGCGGGACCGGTCACTGCTGGTTGA
- a CDS encoding beta-ketoacyl-[acyl-carrier-protein] synthase family protein, with protein MRQWLQECPVVITGMGAVSAAGADVGALWEAAVRGKKSAKVLDFEEAKFAGCPVADGMLKPAKNPLLRKADRSAQLAVAAAQAAWVQAGCQTFPAERVAVLAGTSRGPVGKMLESAGRVRIDRVLPSSAASSTLASLSGLVALSVGAGGPTLTISAACASAAGAIALAAEQVLLEKVDVAVAGGAEAPLHPMVLAQLKAAGVLGEAGKAEEICRPFDLSRTGTVLGEGAGFLVIETEAGAKKRGASILARLSGWAVGAESGERTGISEDSAALVRAMQQALHIAGLTPQDIGYINAHGTGTILNDRQETVACRRVFGEHVPPCSSIKPVTGHCMGAAAALEAIVSIEALRRGILPPTPNWRTPDPECSIDIISGKARHSSVNHVMSNSSGFWGNNASLIFSKA; from the coding sequence ATGAGACAGTGGTTGCAAGAATGCCCGGTGGTCATAACCGGGATGGGAGCGGTGTCGGCAGCAGGTGCTGATGTCGGAGCATTGTGGGAAGCGGCGGTACGGGGAAAAAAGTCGGCAAAGGTGTTGGATTTTGAAGAGGCGAAATTTGCCGGTTGCCCCGTGGCAGACGGAATGCTGAAGCCGGCAAAGAATCCACTGTTACGCAAGGCTGACCGTTCGGCGCAACTGGCGGTGGCGGCAGCACAGGCGGCGTGGGTGCAAGCTGGTTGTCAGACTTTTCCAGCGGAACGGGTGGCGGTCTTGGCCGGAACATCACGTGGTCCGGTGGGTAAGATGCTGGAATCCGCGGGCAGGGTGCGGATAGACCGTGTGCTGCCGAGTTCGGCAGCGAGCAGCACCTTGGCGAGCCTGAGCGGCCTGGTGGCGTTGAGTGTGGGAGCAGGGGGACCAACCTTGACGATTTCTGCCGCCTGCGCGTCTGCAGCGGGGGCGATCGCGCTCGCAGCCGAACAGGTGTTGCTGGAGAAGGTGGATGTCGCCGTAGCTGGCGGGGCAGAGGCACCATTGCACCCGATGGTTTTGGCCCAACTTAAAGCGGCTGGGGTGTTGGGAGAAGCCGGGAAGGCAGAAGAGATTTGCCGCCCATTTGATTTGAGCCGCACCGGAACAGTGCTGGGTGAAGGTGCGGGTTTTTTGGTCATTGAAACCGAAGCTGGTGCCAAGAAACGGGGTGCAAGTATCCTGGCGCGATTGAGCGGATGGGCCGTGGGGGCGGAGAGCGGCGAGCGCACAGGCATCAGTGAGGACTCGGCTGCGTTGGTGCGCGCGATGCAACAGGCTCTGCACATCGCGGGGCTCACGCCGCAGGACATCGGTTATATCAATGCACATGGCACGGGCACGATCTTGAATGACCGGCAGGAAACAGTGGCGTGCCGCCGTGTTTTCGGTGAGCATGTTCCACCGTGTTCCTCCATCAAACCGGTGACGGGGCATTGCATGGGCGCTGCTGCTGCACTGGAAGCCATCGTGAGCATTGAAGCATTGAGACGCGGCATATTGCCACCGACCCCTAATTGGCGGACGCCGGATCCGGAATGCTCCATCGATATCATCTCAGGCAAGGCGCGTCACTCATCGGTGAATCATGTGATGTCGAACTCCTCGGGTTTCTGGGGGAATAATGCGTCGCTGATCTTTTCGAAGGCGTAA